The genomic region ACGTCAGTTCATGAACGCTCTGTCTTAACGACTGGCCTCAACAGCATCTTCCAATGTATCAAAGATTTCAAAAACCTTATAGGCACGGGTTATTTCAAAAACCATGCGCGGCTTCTTCTGCAGACACGCGACACGCAAATCGCCACCATGCTCAGTAACCCGTTTCAGTGCAACCATAAGTGCTCCGAGGCCGGCACTGTCCATGACGCCGACACCTTCCAGATCAATCACGTAATTCTTTACGTCCGGCTCTGCCTGCATCCAGTTTACAAAACGATCTCTAAACTGATCTGCCGTCGCAGCAGTCAATGATTCTGTAACCTTGACCACCCCGACATTTTCATTTTTTTCAAAAGTAACAGCCATATTTCCTCTTATCTTTATAAGTTACGTTGGGACAAACTACACTTTGACCAGTAAGAAGTCAACCCCGCTTACTCAATATCAGATTCATCTCCGTGCAGACAGAGCTGACGAGGAATCACATAGTAAGCTATATTTTGACGATCGCGTCGATACACATCTATTTCGCGCGCCAGCTGCTTGATAATCATCAGCCCGCGACCGTGATCATAATTTTCATCAAGCCATCTGTAGGGGGAATAATAGCCGCCAAAATCCCATTCATGCCCATAATCCGTTAACAAAATCCGACAGGAATCACCCACAAAGCGTATCTGAATACTGATCGGCGACTGCTTTGCCACCAGTCCATGATTCACAATATTGGCGCAATGTTCCATAAGCAGCAACTGGATCCCTGCGCATGTTTCCTCCGGCCAGCCACGCGCCGCAACAACACGCTCTACCTCTGCCGCCAGCTTATCCACTTCCTGATGATCCGCCATAATAACATTCGTGTAGCAGACCGTGGCCGGATCAATAACGTACAGTGCCAGGGCACTGCAATC from Spartobacteria bacterium harbors:
- a CDS encoding anti-sigma factor antagonist yields the protein MAVTFEKNENVGVVKVTESLTAATADQFRDRFVNWMQAEPDVKNYVIDLEGVGVMDSAGLGALMVALKRVTEHGGDLRVACLQKKPRMVFEITRAYKVFEIFDTLEDAVEASR